In Fusarium verticillioides 7600 chromosome 6, whole genome shotgun sequence, the sequence taattataaagttaaataATAAACTTTAAGTTTAATTACTATGACTTAACGGGTAAAAGCGCTTATGTCACGTGCACCCCACTTATTTTTTACTAATTACTAAATAACTCACGCTTTACCCTAGTATATATTATAAGCCTTATTAAACTGACTTATAATATAGACTTATAACTTACTATAAGCCTAGCTTACTTTACTATAAGCTacctaatatatatatatatttatttagtACTAGATAGAACTTAGCTTAttagctattaataatacttcttTACCTTAATAAGCCTAACCTATATTATTAactattaaaagatataatacCTTAATATACTTAGTATAATGCCCTATATATTCTGTAAATATAAACCTAGTATAGACTAGTTTACTTGTTTAGAAACCCTAACTATCACATTaatataatagttaatattttatatttaaGCCTTTCTTAAGTTATATTcctttattatatatattttaaagCTCTAAATTAGGTGAGTTTTACTTAAGAAGAAGGCGTGATTAACCCAGTCTAACCCTTCTGATATCGCAAAAGATACTCTATATTATGCCCGATGAAAATGTCAATGAGAAAGCTCagaaaagagagaatgaTAGATTGCAGCTTACCGCTGGCTTCACCTACTACCACAATAGTGGACGGCCCATCAAGATaaaagccaaggaagaaaagaatgtACCTAGTAATTTGCCTTGCTAAGAGGACCCCAGCATTGCTACTGAGCATGGAAGACTTGTAAGCGAATTCACTTCATTGGCTACTTTATATCAACTAATCCTAAAACTTGGCTGTCTCAAAAACGCCATGTCGTCCAGCTCCACTACTGAAATTCGCCGCGCCCTTCACACTCTCAGTATTAATGACCTTgactccattctcaaactcatTCCTCAACGCATCCTGAAACGACGATGCGCTATAAACGGAGTAGTAACAACTAGCCCTGTCCACATTCATGCATTCCTGCGGAAACGTGAGAAGCTGCTTCGCAATCTTGGTCGCCTCCACCAACGCCTGTCCCTTGGGCACAACGCGGTTCGCGAGTCCAAACTGCAACGCCTCCTGTGCCGAGACTGGCCTTCCAGTGAGAATCATATCCATCGCTCGGCCAAGGCCGATGATGGCCTGTAGCCGAACTGTACCGCCATCGATGAGGGGAACGCCAAATCTTCGGCAAAACACACCAAAGACGGCGTCTTCCTCGGCAATCCGCATGTCGCCTATGAGCGAGAGCTCCAAGCCTCCGGCGACAGCGTAGCCAGCCACGGCGCTGATCACAGGCTTATTTACCTGCATTCTCGATGGTCCGATGGGGCCGATATTGCGGTCTTCAACCCTGTGATTTGGGTCGATGATTGGTCCGAGATAGTTATCTGTTCCCTGCGCGGGATTCCATTTGGCGACTTCATGGAGATCGAAGCCTGCGCAGAAAGTACCGTGTGCACCGTAGATGATGCAGACCTTTTGCGTGGCGTCGTTCTCAAATGCCAGAACAGCGTCGGTGAGCTTTCTGGCTGTAGGTCCGTCTATGGCATTTTTGCGATGAGGCCGTGAAAGAGTGATGGTTGTGATTCCATCAGAGGTCTGGGAGACTTGAACCGCTTGAGGCTCGGTATCAGGCATGTTTGTTTGGACGAGAGCGTTGTTGTAAGTGATGAAGCAATGAGGAAGAGTAGTCCGTTCAAACGTCCTTTTGTATCCGGGACCGGCTGGATCGGATCAGGAGCCCGTTATAACCGATAGGCTGTTTATGTTTTACTTATTATTAATGAGAGGAGAATGTATATAGAAGGGCGTGACGCATGAAGTGATTGGAGATCTCCCCAGCTTTGACCTCTGCAGAGGATATTTCGAGTTTAGCGCCATCTGATATCCTCGGCTATGAGACCGTCTTCATGTTCATAAGCCATTCTTGCACAGCTTGATGTAAGTAAATTCGCAAATGGCAATTGAACTTCAATCCAGTATAACTCCTAATTGACTCATTGAGAAGTCTCAACAAAATTCGGTTGCGATATTTAACAGGAACTTATAGTTTCCTCATCAGGCTTGTGATCCAAACTGCGTCGGTTGTACTTTACTCCGGTCTTACAGCATCGGTCTAACTGAATCCCACTGTCTCTGAAGCCGCAACGTGACGAGCATCAACATGATCAGAGATGCGGTCCTTGCAATCATGTAACCAAGGGAAATTTATTCTGGTCTCCTCAGGCGGCTTCTCACTCTATTTCTCTACAACCTTGATAAAATTCAAGACCCTGATGCTGACAGCCTGCTGTCATCCTAGGCGAGGCAAATGCCTCTGCCTAGCTTGACCTCACACTCTTCTTGCTATACCTCTTGCTTAGTATCTTCTTACTTAGCCTCTTTTTAAAGCTATTTAGTACTAAAAGAGGGAATTTTCTGCTAAAAGAGAAGGTTTTCTTTGATCTTTATAGAGGGGATTCTATAACTACCCTCCGGGGAGGCCTGCAGCTGGCTTAACTTCAGTGACCCTTTAGGGACCCTGCTGCAGGGCCTCTTAAGCAGAGAGCAACCCAATCCGTCGCCTATAGCTCTAGAAAGACCTTCTTCCAGTCAGTCTAATTAGCTACTATTAACCTCACTAGAGCGCAGTCTGCGTTAAGGTTCGGGTTTtagaagaggcttcagcccccaggccacaaaggtaaaggacaCCAATAAACACATACGGGCAATATACTCATCACCCTCACAATCGCCTAAGGTCTAGAGCGCAGTCAGTTATAGTTAATCAGTGACTTAGGCTAATTTGTAATAGCTTTACTTTCAAAAAGGAAGGACCCTATAGATCTAGAAAACGTAAGATTATTTAATAACTAAAAGGTATTTACCCTCTAATTAATAGCTAAAGAGTATTTCTACTAGTATATTTATAACCAGCTATATTTTAAAGATGCAAACCTAGAAGATCCTCTTAACACTTCGTTCTCAGATTAACCTTGGCCGGCTTTGCCTAATCATATGTCCGCCGCCTGCGAAGACCTCCAGGGCGCATCCTTTTAGTCTCATTAGAGCTCTGCATCAAAGCAACCGTCTTCACAACATTGACTAAGGCAAATACCATGTAATTCGCTGCTAAGAACAAATGAAAATCTGTCCCCAAAGCTTACTGCAGCTTCAAGCATAAGGTTCGCGTCTATATACTTGTGGAAAGGTCCCGAGATCGGGATCTCTCCCAGGGTTGAAGGCAACGATCAAAAGACTCCAAGGTGCATATTCTCGCGCCATTCAAGACTTTTATGACAGAGCTACGCAGCATTCATCCgctggatggtgttggtgtcGTCAATGTCAATGGGGGACCCATATTTGACTAGCTTCTTCCTGACAAATCCTTCTCGGGTCCTTTTAGAACAATACGGGAGTTTCATCGAGAGTTGCGTCgttgtcttgggcttcgggATGGGGGAGAGGCGTCTCTGGGTCTGAGGGAACTTGTCGAGTTTCATAACGGCCCATGGGAGGGGCTGATTTTTACCCAGAGTAACCTAAGCAGCGTATATATGATGGCTGATAATGATACGGTGACGGGCATTGTTGACCGGGAGTCTGCTGGATGGATGCCTCTATACTGGGAGTATGCATCGGTACGGCATGTCAATCCACGAAATACATTCTGGCACAATACGGTTAACGGGTTCCTCATGCCTTTGCCCCATGAattggagatggaaagaatACGTCGGCAATCCCTTGGCGAATTCTAGCTGGGTCTCAATATACAAGCCTCCTACACGGAATCGTTTATCATGCCGAACCCTCATGGTACCAGCTCCTTTCCTTCAAGCAGACTATATGTCGATACCCTGCTAGTGTCGAACTGTCCTGGGGCAGTCTGGTCATCAACTGGATGCTGCAAGACTTTTCTGCTCAACATAACACACATCCATGATGCGGGCAATTGTCCAATGCAGTACCGCAGCTCCCAGCACCTCATTGTCATTCTGCAGGGCTGCAAGTGCCTCCTTGACCCGTTCAACACAATTCCATCCTGGCTGTCCCCTCTTCACCGCTACACTTCTCACAATAGCTACAAGCTTCTGCAGGCTCTTTCTTGTGCAATTCGCATACGGACCAGGATCATGAAGTGAAACGACGTACCGCGATTCTTCGAACTCGGGGCATGCCAAGTTCCCGCCGCGTAATGGTAGCCAGCACAAGCATAATCAGTTCGCTTAGAGGCTACGCGATACCGAGATAATACTCAAGTTACATTGTCTGCTCTGATGCACCCTCTGTAGACTCTCAAGTGTACGCGTACGGATGGTGATCTTTGCTTTGATTCGTCGAATTCGCGTCTGACTCATCAGCAAAACCGCGCATCGCCCATCAAATTGCGCGACACTTTTATTCACCATATAGGTAGCCAAAGGAAAAGTTTGTCAATCCATGTAACTGATACATCTCCGTAACTGTTTCTCTTTACTTACTCCTGCAACGCGTAGGAATGTCTTCGTTTCTACGGAAAATATCTTGGACTGGCCGGGCATGGAGACCCCTCGTCTTCTCGAATCCCAGTTTCCAAAGAATTTCTCTCGAGGAAAGGATAGAAGAAGAGCGTTTCCATGACTACGTCGCGTCTCGCTACTATCCCGTCAAGATTGGGGAAGTCCTGTACGACCGCTACCAGGTGGTCGGGAAGTTAGGCTTCGGAGCTAGCTCGACCGTTTGGCTGGGGCGTGACCTGGAGTAAGTCTACCCGAGCCTTTGATGAACAACGGGGTATGGAGTTCATTTCATTTGGTCGAGTTCAATATCCCGCTGGATAGATCTGAGTCACTCGGTCAAAATGGTTCCCTGCTAATGTCAAGTAGTGGACGTCGACATGTCGCGCTaaagctcttcatcaataATCAGTCTATGAGACAACAGCTGGATAATGAGCTCGAAATGTACAAGCGcatctctgcctcttcatcaaagcACCCTGGTCGCAGCGCGGTCAGAGAACTGCTTGACTCGTTCGACGTTGTTGGGCCTGATGGATCTCACCGATGCCTTGTTCATCCTCCCCTTTGGGAGAGCATGTGGACATTCCTGAACCGCAATCCAGTAAGAAGGCTTCCTCCTGTGGTCCTCGCTGTCACCCTGCGTCGGCTTTTTTTGGCACTCGATTATCTCCATACAGAGTGCAACGTAATACATACAGGTATGTTACATAGTCATCAGCAGGCCTAGAATACTTGCTTACCCATTGACGCACAGATATCAAAGGAGACAATATCATGTTCGGTATTTATGACGACTCAGTATTCACAACtttcgaggaggaggagatcagTGATCCAACTCCACGAAAGGAGGTAGACGGCAGAACCATATACATATCACGAGAACTTCGAAAGCCCAAGGACTATGGCGCGCCAGTTCTATGCGACTTTGGTTCAGCTGTTACAGGTAATGTAGAGCATTGCGAAGATATCCAACCAGACATTTACAGAGCTCCGGAGGTCATCCTTGAAGCCCCGTGGTCATACAAGGTGGACATATGGAACGCAGGATGCATGGTAAGCCTCTCGGAACATCGTTTGGTGCACTGAAACTGATTCCTTTCGGCACCAGATTTGGGATATCTTTGAGGGCCGGCATATGTTTACAGGACATGACCCCGAGTTCCAGAAATACCGCAGCAGAGCACATCTCGCCGAAATCATCGCGCTCCTCGGTCAGCCTCCAACCAAAGTCCTTCAAGCCGGCAAAGCTAGCCACAAGTTCTTCACAGACACCGGTAAAATGCTCTTGCCGACCATCATAAACACTTCCCTTTGCTAATCAGCGACTACTCTAGGTGACTTCCGTAAGGATATAGAGCTTCCTGACAGAACTTCACTTGCAGAGCAAGAAGTCAGTCTTGAAGGGGAGCGAAAGGAGATGTTTCtagccatgatgaacagGATGCTTCAGTGGGATCCTGCTAACAGAGCATCGGCGAAAGAGCTTGCTGAAGATCCGTGGATAATGGCATATTTGTAGTATATCTGGGCACTTAGTAATTGGAAGGAATCGTGATTTGCATCAAGATGTGTTGATCAAAGACACTCCCTCTACTTGACAGACTGGGCGTGCTTGTCAGTAATATTGAAGCAGGATGAAATGGAAGCGCTTTTACATAGTTGCTGATGGGAAGTATGATAACTCCGCGACGGCTCTCCAAAATCGACACGCAGGTCACAGCCGTGAGACCCGTCGAGTGTATAGATGCGAAAGACCACACATAAGGTTGAGCTTCGACTTGACAAGTTGTTTCAGCATGCTGAACTCGTAGAACCTTACCCTGTTCCTACCCTGACGCTTCAAACTACGTCATCAGAGCCGATGGGTAACTATACTGTTCGTGAGTCgtgacatcatcatcgaggctCGTTCGTTGTGTCTTCATACAACAAGATGGCCGGCATTCTATCGTCACTAAGATGGTCCCGGTCCTGCTTCAGCGAGGTGAAAACCATTCTCTCGATCCTGGACTTGACTTTCAACTGCAACTGAAGTGTTCCCTACCAGTTTTATCAGGCCATTATGTGTTTTCCCATCCTTGTTGCTCATCAGACCCAAGCCCGCAAAATTACTTGATCACACAGCTTTATGCGACCAGCGCCGGCATAAGGCCCAGAAGACACTTGACGGCCGTTATAAAAAGGGAGTATCAAAGGACAGGTAGGTGAGAGTAGGTGAGGCGTTCTAAAGGAGTATGCTTCGATAGTGTGTTTAATACACATATCTCAATTCTACTTACGGGCCAGAAAGATCCCAGTtaaggaagagcttgagtcTAGACTCATACGTATAGTCCCTGGCCTGGCTCTCCCTACCTTCCCTCTGCAATCAACACCTCAAAAGCAAAGGCCGTCGTAGGATCCTGAtgcttcatcctcaaccttacCCTCCCTTCCTTCACGacctcttccctctccccAAGATCATGCGGGCCATCAACGCGCCTGAACTTATCCCCGTCAACAACACGAAACGCCAAAGTCTTGACTGTGACTCGTGTATCATCGGTCAAGCCAATTACATCAACAGACCAATTGCCAGGTCTTGAACGAGTACCAGCCAATATCCGCACAACATCTGCCTCAACGGTGGCATATACATCCAGTAGTCCATCCGAACTAGCACTGGTCTTTAGTCGTTGACCGTTCATGCTAGAGGCGTAGTACTTGTACACCTGAAACTCGGCTGTTGGCCAGTATCCCTCGCCCTCGATGGCGTAGCTCCCGTCACTGCTGTTCGGCTTACTCAAAAGACCTGGTATCATTAGTATCTGAACCGCGACGATGTTCGATGGACTTACCAGCCATAAAGTCATGCAACGCTCCAGCGATAGCCCAATTCCCTCGAAGACCATGTGCATTTTCTCGCTCAAGACCAGCGATCCACCACGCGCCCGCGGAAGGAACTTGTTCTCCATAGACAGCATAttcgttgatgttgacatcCTTGGCTTTTTCGAGAGGTATACCGTGCTTGGATAACAGATCGTGaaatgaagccattgagcTCGCCATGGTGACTGTTTCTTCGCCGCCCTCCATGTGCCAGGACCATTGATCGGGTAGGGTATCTTTACAGCGAGACAGGAAAGCTGACCACCATTCATGGGATGCTGAAGGAATGGCCGATATGCTTGGACCAGTGATCCGGACAGATGGAAGTACTTCTCTGCGAATTTATTAGAAGGGGCTCAACTAGCTAAGGATTAACATACCGAATCTTCTTGAACGAACGAGTCCAGAGCTCCAGCCACTGCTCCATCGAGCGGTTCCAAAAGAAGGTCAAGTCCGGTTCATTCCAAATATCCACCACAAGGCCATCAATCATATCAGACTTCTTAACATCATCAAGCGTCCGTTCAAGAAACGCATCCCAGCTTGTCCAATCATTGTCATCTCCAGGGTACACAAAGCCGTCCGATTGTCCACCATCAGCACCCCAGGCAGCAGGGAGTAAGTAGATGAACTCGCCGCCGTGTTTACGAGTAGTTCTGTAGTTACTTAGGGCCGATGCAAAGCGAGCCTAATAATGTTAATACATATACAAAGGATTCTTGGACGTTGTTTACCTCGTAGTCTTCAAGGCAGACGGCGTAGCCTTTGGTCCCAGGCAACTGAGATCCACCACCGCGACCATAGTTGAAGCCAATGTCTTTGTAGAAGTGATCTGGTATCTGATTAGGTCTATCTGGTATTCCATACAGAATACCAGAGGCGAGATGACGAGGCGGTCCTATTTGAATGGACACGTCGACAGTTGCTACTCCGACGACCGCTTCTTTGACCTTGTCTACCTCTGATGGTAGGCTTTTCAGCATGGACATGTACTCTTCGGGCATTTTGGCGATGTTTTCTGCTTATTTGCTTGGTCGTGTGAGTTGAAGTATTGGGTGCTGAGGTATATACTCATAAAGCGGTGGAGACCAAGCCGTTTTAATGGGAACTCCGGTGGGATACGAAAATTGTCACGATGCGATGAAAGGGCAAAAATAGAGTTATATTTAGACGATTTTGAGAGATGAACCCGATTATTCTGATCGATGAGTCCAGAATCGGAATGCTAGTTCACATCCAAGTGTCGTATCCCTTCCACCGGAGCGTCCTGACTCGTGATGCCGCGATTAGTGAACAACCCTCCACTCATTCTCCGGTGGGAGACCATCTCCAATTGGACAAGAAAGTAGCATCCATCCCccgcaaagatcatcaaacCTAATCTTCTTACTCTATCCCCATGGGGGTGAAATCCCGGCACGATGTTACTTAAACACGCGACGATCCTTACATTCTTTGCatcacatcatcctcatcacctttcttcacaatgtctcTCAACGAGAAACAAAACACCGACCACGTTGAACAAGATGTTACCTCCCAGAAAGAATGGAGCCACGTCCAAGGCGAGCAAGGCGCCTCCATCGACCGCAACATGTCTCTCTGGGAGGCCATAAAAGCCTACCCGGGTGCCATAGCATGGTCGTTCCTCCTCTCGTCGTCTATCATCATGGAAGGCTATGACATTGTCCTTATCGGCAATCTCATGGCTCAGCCGGCTTTTCAGAAGGCTTATGGTGATTGGTACGGCGACAAACTCGGATACCAGATTTCAGGTCCATGGCAAGCTGGTCTTGGGAATGGAACTGCTGTTGGGACTATCATTGGTGCTTTTGCTAATGGTTGGCTCACAGAGCGGTTTGGATATCGTCGTACGCTTGTTGCGTCTCTTGTCGCTGTTACGGGATTCATCTTTATTACCTTCTTTGCGCACAATCTTCCGATGCTTCTTGCTGGATCTATTCTCTGCGGTTTGCCTTGGGGCGTTTTCGCAACTATGGCTCCAGCTTATGCCTCAGAGATCTGCCCTATGGCTCTTAGAGGCTATCTCGCCAACTACGTTTGTCTCTGCTGGGCTCTTGGCCAACTCCTCGCCGCTGGCGTCTTGTTCAGCTTTTCCGACAACGCAACCCAATGGGCATACCGTTTACCTTTCGCGATACAGTGGATCTGGCCTAttcccctcatcatcattctctgGTTCACGCCTGAGTCTCCGTATtggcttgccaagaagaatcGTCTTGACGAAGCGAAGGGTGTTCTGAGACGTATCTCGGCGAAGAGCAGCAAAACcgatgaggatcttgacaagcagCTTGCTATGATTGTGCacaccaacaagatcgaAAGCGAACATACCAAGGGCTCCAGCTACCTCGACTGTTTCAAGGGCATCAACCTTCGACGCACCGAAAtcgtttgtcttgtctttgtcgcGCAGAACACAACTGGTGTTGGTATCGGCGGTACACCTACCTACTTCTTCGTCCAAGCCGGTGTCGATCCAAGCAACTCCTTCAAATTCGCAACCGGGGCACTCGGCCTCGCTTCCGTCGGCGTCATCATATCCTGGTTTCTCATCTACCGCATCGGCAGAAGAGCGTTATACGTCTGGGCCTGTGGAATCTGTACAGTCCTTatgctcatcatcggcatcCTCGCCAGCGTTCCCCAAACACAAGCTGTTAGCTTCGGCCAAGCTGGCGTTGTACTGATCTGGGAAATCGTATTCTACGCTACTATCGGACCTGTTTGCTacgccatcatcggcgagaTTCCTGCCGTTAGTGTTCGCAGTAAGAGTATCTGTCTTGCTCGAATTGCGTACTACATCTCTCAGATCCTCAATGGCACGTATGGACCTTACATGATCAATCCTACTGAGGGTAACTGGAAGGGTAAAGTCGGCTATTTCTGGGTGAGTGCCAGAATGCTCATGTTCGTTTCTTTTCTGACATTGCCCAGGCTGGACTTTCTCTGTTAACCTTCACTTGGGCCTACTTCCGTCTCCCCGAAACAAAGGTATGCACTTCGTTCGGTCGATGGTGGCTTATTGCTGACATGTATAAGGACCGAACCTTTGAGGAAATCGACATCCTTTTCGCCAACAAGACCGCAGCTCGAAAGTTCGCTGACACCAAGGTTGATGCTTATGCCGATGACTCCGAGGGTCGAATCATCAAGGAGACGGATGTCTGATGCctggtgttgctgagctCATGGTGGCGGGATGTTGGGGACGGCCGTGCCAGTGCTTTAGTTTTTAAGTGGTGTCTAGGAACGCTATTTCTGTTTGCAGGTATACACAAGGTATCTCGCCCTTGTAGGCAGCAGTGAACCCCGTAAATAATCCCAGGGGCGGCCACGCAACGCAGGATCGAGATTCACAAATTGGAGATCAAATACAGAGAATAAGACATACTCCCATTGAAGAAAATCAAGGCCCCATAAGATGGTATGCTAAGCAAAACCTCATATGCTATAGCACAAGCCGATAATTGACCAAGTCTTCATTCCAGAACCCACAACGGACCCCAGATCGGTAAGGTGCCTCGATAACCAAGATGCAAAGAAAATAATAACTCATGCAAGATGACTCACTCGGCTGGTCTTTGCTTCACTCAAGGACATTGCACATATACATATATGCCAATCAACCCTTAATTACTGACCCAGAACACCACGCGAAGGTGCCAGCCATTGTCCTGGTGCCTCCACACAAGGTTATAGACCAGGGCTTCTTCGGCGAAAAGCTATCTAAGGATCGTTCAAGAAAATAATGGAAAGTATGACTCACCTAGTCGATCCGAATAGGATCGTCTTCGGTAGCAGCACCAGCGGATCCGTCATCAGGGAGTGGGACTAAGCTCACAGacatgtccatctcatcttcctctccgGGAAGGAAATCACCAGCGTCCTCGAGCGCATTAACGTCAAGGTT encodes:
- a CDS encoding CMGC/SRPK protein kinase — protein: MSSFLRKISWTGRAWRPLVFSNPSFQRISLEERIEEERFHDYVASRYYPVKIGEVLYDRYQVVGKLGFGASSTVWLGRDLDGRRHVALKLFINNQSMRQQLDNELEMYKRISASSSKHPGRSAVRELLDSFDVVGPDGSHRCLVHPPLWESMWTFLNRNPVRRLPPVVLAVTLRRLFLALDYLHTECNVIHTDIKGDNIMFGIYDDSVFTTFEEEEISDPTPRKEVDGRTIYISRELRKPKDYGAPVLCDFGSAVTGNVEHCEDIQPDIYRAPEVILEAPWSYKVDIWNAGCMIWDIFEGRHMFTGHDPEFQKYRSRAHLAEIIALLGQPPTKVLQAGKASHKFFTDTGDFRKDIELPDRTSLAEQEVSLEGERKEMFLAMMNRMLQWDPANRASAKELAEDPWIMAYL
- a CDS encoding enoyl-CoA hydratase: MPDTEPQAVQVSQTSDGITTITLSRPHRKNAIDGPTARKLTDAVLAFENDATQKVCIIYGAHGTFCAGFDLHEVAKWNPAQGTDNYLGPIIDPNHRVEDRNIGPIGPSRMQVNKPVISAVAGYAVAGGLELSLIGDMRIAEEDAVFGVFCRRFGVPLIDGGTVRLQAIIGLGRAMDMILTGRPVSAQEALQFGLANRVVPKGQALVEATKIAKQLLTFPQECMNVDRASCYYSVYSASSFQDALRNEFENGVKVINTESVKGAANFSSGAGRHGVFETAKF